attcgataattaggattatgtgattgcagcaaccatttcgtcttcatttgtgttaatcttgctaaaaatctgcccgaggtgtgggactcgaagaaaaaaccatttcatcatctcgatgcactggtggcagtgctgaattagtaagcgatcctaataactattattttctaatcacacataccgctttctaatgtttctccttttaatgttgctcagtgtccgaagaagacatattggtgggatgccggtcccattcaaggttgtcgaaatggcggggaagtacctatcacaaccggcgggaaacaatgaatgcaggttttatgtaatgtgggcaatacttcgctacatcggcgggaaatcggaagaagccgataagttggtgtgtataatcctaatttcatttatgtctgttaataattaaacaaaatgatttactgttcctctttggatatcatcttttttgaacgacagcgtaaGAAATATAAGCACGAAAGGCCGCTaaacatggagatcgtcgcactacaatcggagctagcaaaattcatcttagccgaggtattggaaaagggtggagtattttccattgcaagCGGCTcgtcagattattgtaagaagtccgagaagcatgtgtgaagtccaagaacatttcttttttattttgagggatcgagatgtggataagaacatttgaattgtaatcgtaacatttgtaatgtttaatattgatggacctgtcgtctacgtagcgtatataaagtgaaacccgattccacgaaaaaatataaattaaaataaattataaaacaataaaatacgaacgggccatcaccgccggttagcaacaaaccggcggtgttgtcgtaaccatcactgccggtaagaagcaaaccgacagtgtcgtcttgctcaacactgccggcttgaaccatgaaccgacactgatagttacaagaacactgccggtttgatccatgaaccgacactaatatttactacaacattgccagtttgatccatgaaccgacattgtaggcttgctcaacactgctggcttgagccaagaaccgacactcttaaagcaaccgtcactgtcggttggcactacaaaccggcagtgttgttcaactggacactgccgggtggagccagaaaccgacattgtttcctgtagatcagtgtcggtttttaaggaccgacagtgatgccaacccccatcactgccggtatgccactgtcggttcaaaatccggcagtgaagtgggtttttgaaccggcagtgatgtccagatctggggtagtgactGATACGTGCCATGTTCTTGAGGGATAATGATGGGAAATTAGTTGCTTAACCTATTACGGTTGCGCGTCCTGTGTAAGCTATACCCTTTATGGCAAGTGATCTGACTTGTCTGCATTGCCGTCTTCTTCATCCTTTCCGACCACACACAGGCTAACGAGGTCCTTTTTCCCCCAAAACAAATTCCTATTGCTCGACCGTCCTTGACTATCCAACGTGTTCTGATCTTGTTCACCTTTAGCATCATGCATCGTCACTACTATATATGCCATGCGCCAAATAAAAAGGCCGAAGCTTTAGTTTATGCTGCGGCAGATGGGTCGGATAGGTGACCAGCACCAGCTAGCAATGAAGAATAATGAAGAATGAAGAATATGAGGCGGACATTATTGTAGTATATGCACAAGAAACACCCCTATTACAGGCTGCCTGAGCAAATCAGTGCATGCACAATTGCACACACACACTGTGAAAACTAAAAGGGTGGTGATCATGAACAAATAAAAACATATACACGCATGTGTGTCTAACTAGCGCTTGATTGGCAGACATGCTCTCGACAGATTAGTTGGAGCCCAAGACTCAACGGGAATTGATTGAGAAGAGAGCTAGCGGAGAGAGGGGTGCGTGCGTGCTTATGATTCACATAGAGACGGGACGACAGATAGAGATCGTTAGAAGCATGCAACAGGCAGGTCATCTCATCAGCAACTACATCTACCGTCTACGTGCAGCGTACGTACGTGCGTGCGGTCTCCAATAGCTAGATGCTATTGCTAGCCACTGCTTTGGGCCGGGGGTCGTCGTCAGAAGCGCGCGAACAATGCCCCCCAACACTATGCATATACCGGGCGTGTCATCAGGTCCACACATGAAGATAGATCGAGAAAAAGGACTGGATCGAGATTCTATGGCCGGGCCCGGCCTGTGCTATCAGACTCAGCCAGCAACAAAAGTATATGGCCATTGCACACAGCCACACAGCAGTAAACCTCAGCGAGCTCATCAGCCAACAACATGTCCCGGCCACTTAGCTAGTTGTTACTGCTGCTAGTCCTGATGAGATCGAGCTTCACATACTCCTATATAAACTGGGCATCGGCTGTGGGACAAGTATGCAAACCAACACCAACCAGTTTCCTGCAGCTAGCCAGCAAGTACATAGAGTACAACGGACTCCTGTTCTCGAGAGCAAGTTGCAGCAGTTAAGCTAGGGATCGGCCGGACGACGACATGGCCGGCAGCGGCAGGGAAAGGGAGCCGCTGGTGGTTGGTAGGGTGGTGGGCGACGTCCTGGACCCCTTCGTCCGGACCACCAACCTCAGGGTCAGCTACGGCACCAGGACCGTATCCAACGGCTGCGAGCTCAAGCCGTCCATGGTGGTGAACCAGCCCAGGGTCGAGGTCGGGGGACCCGACATGAGGACCTTCTACACCCTCGTACGTATATACACATCCAGATCTCATCTGATCCGACACATCATTTTCTTCTAGCCAGTCTAGATAGATTTTGATATAGATATCGATTCTGGTGGTGGTGATTATTTCATCCATGATCATATATCATAAAAAATGAGATCCAACGTACCTAGGAGGAACTAGGTGCGtggtttttcattaagaagattcGTGATATATCATGAACGAAAATGATCGGAATGAATGAATGGAACAGCTAAATATATGGCTTAATAACAGGAGTATAATAATAATGGCTTCGTTCTTCAGGTGATGGTCGACCCGGATGCTCCGAGCCCAAGCGACCCAAACCTTAGGGAGTATTTGCACTGGTAAATATATATACTCACAATCCTGGACGCGATCTCCCTTCACTCTATCTAGCTATCTATATGTTATGAGCTAGCGGCTAGTCCATTACAGCTAGTCCCTTCACTatagttgtatatatatatgtagcatGTAAATCTTATGGGAGTTACTATATATATCTCATATGGTTGAAATTTTTAGGACTTTTTAAGTAACAATATTACACAATTAATCAACTAGTAGCTAGTACAATTAAAAGAACAACTGATCACAAGAGACAATTCACAACTTCTTTTAATAATAGCTAATAAACAATGATAAAATTACATGTCTGGACAACAATAAAAAATCAGGCATCTAAGATATAGGAGCAGTAAAATCTTATACTATATTATCATCATATGACTGGATTATTGACCATATCCTCTCTGTACTATCTTGTTCACGCAGGCTGGTCACTGATATTCCGGGAACTACTGGGGCTGCATTTGGTGAGTGTATATGCATGTCACTCCGCCCTGTCATAGACTGTCTGTCTGTCTATACATCTATGTCCACACaaacttttctctctctttttttaactGATCCAGACAAACTTTTTACTACACTGCCGGATTTCCTATATTGTGCGGCCGGATCAAACTCATACGGCACACCAAGATAGAGTTACGCTTGTTGCTTGGTGGGTTATATAGAGACGTACAAATTAACTATTGCCATTACACGCGTAATTAAGCTACGTACTAGATATATGGTGAACACCACCGACCTGTCAAAAAAATTATTAAGAGAGTTTCTATATTTTAGGTACGGATGGATTCGGATCGGATTCGAACATATATGGATTCGGATACCACTATTTACCATATTATAATTCGTATTTGAATACGAATACGGATATTGTCAGATACTAATCCAAAACTTATCTCGAATTCAGATTCGAAGTCGGATATCTACTTGATTTTGAAGATAACATGTATCTATTTGCTTATCGATAGTTCCGTACTGTAATAAAATCATTATGGATGaaggaattatatatatatatatatatatatatatatatatatatatatatatatatatatataacattgtGGATAAAGACAACTACCAAAAAAATATTTTAATCAATATTTCaataattaaatatataaaaatataagaAAATAAGAGATATATGTATTAATTActaaattaaaataattaaaaataaatTCTAGAAGTATATAGATAAAATAAATACTAATTAATATTATTAGCCATATTAAAATTAGTTAAACTTTGGATTTATATATTGTTAATAATATTAAAATTACATTATCCATAGATAACTTTTAAATAATGGCACATAACGTCTGTTATATTAAAATATTATCATTTGCATAGTTAATTAGTCATAATTATAAGATTGAGATGGTTTCAAATGATTTGTACTTCACGTATACGGAAATTATCGGATATTTCACATTTTTATTGGATACAAACGTGGAATCGGATAGAGAGAATAATCTTCAAAAAATAAATACGGATACATCTATTTAACATCCATGTTTAAATCGAATATGAATACGGCTATCCATATTTACGCTAAAACAGATACGGACATTGGATCTTCGGATATCTGAACATCATATCCGGATCCATCCTTAATATTAGGTGGCAACGATCTTATACAACGAGCTAGTATATATAATCAAAAGAACAACTTACAAGAGATAATTtaatttataattttttctaTGGCCAAACAATGATAAAATAATATGTTCACCGAAGAAGACCAACTCAAAAAAATAGGTACATGAAATACAGGAGAAGTGGTTAAGTAATAaggtaattatatatatatggtacTGCATGCtcgatcatatatatatatatatattcgtatATACGTGATGGATGCATGGGTGATATATGATGCAACTTCTGCTGGTGGCATGCAGGGCAAGAGGTGATCCGCTACGAGAGCCCTCGGCCGACCATGGGGATCCACCGCTTCGTGCTGGTGCTGTTCCAGCAGCTGGGGCGGCAGATCACGGTGTACGCCCCGGGGTGGCGCCAGAACTTCAACACCAGGGACTTCGCCGAGCTCTACAACCTGGGCCCTCCCGTGGCCGCCGTCTACTTCAACTGCCAGCGTGAGGCCGGCTCTGGGGGAAGGAGGATGTACTCATGAATCTTCACATGCAATGCAAACCACTACACTATACGTATTCCATGGACCAGCTAGTATGGACAAGCATATCCATCCCAGTGACCCAATAAGCACACACTACTACTCAACTATATACTAGCTATACTTGCTTGCTATCTAGCAGCACTGGCCAGGCAGCATGCGCTATAATTGCTTGGCAATACTACATATCATATGCAGGCATATGTATATATAAGCCATGCTAGCCGTGTATTGTATATTGCTAGCTTGTATCTAGGCGTCACGTACTTATGTGTGTATATGTGTACATATGATGTATAGGTGCACATGCATAAATGTGTATGTATCATATATATGCTTGGGAGATAAATTAAACAGCGTGTAATAATAACTAAATGACATAGGCCGCTGCTAATTAAGATGCTTATAACGCAACGCACTTGGTGTAATAAGTCGTCAGTGGAATACAATGTATAATAATTATCTAGCTTTTGTGTGGAGAAATCAGCAGTGTTGGTCTATTTCATGCATGAATCTATATATAATATGTATTATAACACATACATTTTTGTTAAGGGGCCCTTGCTTATATTATCACTACTACAAAATAAGCTATCACTGCCGACCCTATCACTACCGGAATTttaaaaccgacactgatagatGCATCACTGCCAGTTCGTAAGAAAAAAGGCTATCACTACCGGATTTTCTAACAACCCGACAGTAATAGATATTATCACTACCGGTTGGTAATAAAAGCCGACAGTGatgtctatcactgtcggttgcaTTTCACAGACCGGTAGTGATCCATAGGCTCTGGACCCGAAATTTTTATTCATCCTGGTTAACTCATCCGTGCACACCTTTCTTCATCTCTCtccgctctctcctctctctctcctgaaGATATTTCTCCGCTCCTACCTCCTCCTCTAGATTTCCCCAAATCTACTCTCCAAATCCACCTCGCTGCGGTCGCCGACGAGCGGTCGGGACTCCGGCACGGCGAAGGCATGAGGCCACCGCGGGCGTGAGGCCGCCGGCGAGCGGTCGGGATCCCGGCGCGGCATCTTCCTCCTGGCGCTGGCGAGCGGATCCACCCGGCAACAAGCTTCGTCCTCCCGGCGACCGGTGCGAGAGGAATCGGCCTCCACTGCAAGAAGAACGACGATATCACGAAGATGTAGTGAGTCTGAGAAGGAAAGATGGGATCGAGGTAACTGCCACATACCTTCCAGATTTTTGATCCTATTCTTCTCGCTCCTTTCGGGCTCACTGTCATGGGTTCCTTTGCCATCTCCATGCTGCTATGCATCTTGCTGCACGCTGCAATTTTATTTATGGCTCTGTTCTCTGGTGACACGGCGTGAGCGTGGCTCGGGCGACCGGCGCAatcgcgggcgggcgggcgaccGCGGGCGGCTCGCGTGGATCCACCTCGGTGGCGGGAGGGCGAGAAGCGCCGGTGGCTCACGGTACTCTTTCTCTTCCCCGGCAATTTATCCTTCCCGGTACTCTTTCTCCTCTCTCACACTCTTTCTCCTCAGATCTGTCTTGGGTGCGGCGAATGGGGGCACGGCCTCAAATCTTGCGTTTGTGCGGCGAGGGGCGGCCTCCGGCGTGAGACCAAGCTCACCCTTCCCTGCAGAATCTCCACTCTCTCCCCCTCCCCTCACTTTATGTTGTATGAATCAATTTGTAGATGAGTTGATTTGTGATGTGTTGAACCCTTCTGTGTGATGTATGAATCGATTCGATTTGTGGATGAGTTGatttgtgttgtgttgaatccctCCTCCTTT
The nucleotide sequence above comes from Miscanthus floridulus cultivar M001 chromosome 18, ASM1932011v1, whole genome shotgun sequence. Encoded proteins:
- the LOC136521419 gene encoding protein VERNALIZATION 3-like; its protein translation is MAGSGREREPLVVGRVVGDVLDPFVRTTNLRVSYGTRTVSNGCELKPSMVVNQPRVEVGGPDMRTFYTLVMVDPDAPSPSDPNLREYLHWLVTDIPGTTGAAFGQEVIRYESPRPTMGIHRFVLVLFQQLGRQITVYAPGWRQNFNTRDFAELYNLGPPVAAVYFNCQREAGSGGRRMYS